One region of Bombus vancouverensis nearcticus unplaced genomic scaffold, iyBomVanc1_principal scaffold0036, whole genome shotgun sequence genomic DNA includes:
- the LOC143304470 gene encoding uncharacterized protein LOC143304470 isoform X1 — protein sequence MEEHVDVVQTFHEESREHFESLQKILPCMKMNCLVIVLTLIKITHGLVGYDCNGNHLNVTTISLNSIGDCSIQPTLTETQDIYIQLLQLSEFEFTNVRQCKVQITRIVYYCGMHSHTSAVHNGFAEYLHETTAQQCARMHQDGTFSLGPQNLIVGLKDNATETRSLVLAGKLTDDSSCQGTQYVDPYGSWEKVVVQATMRISLKSAVVPVRIEANKILLKSGTVCTFSEGNCLDAEDGYTYWQPQPPSPCKFDQYDVLYEGIATKIQEIKTNRESAQPVYALTTQEVTFALTKTGEQPLCGYTLLSTEHPKLFLLETTRGNTFISKRKTAVENLDIFAYVNSKFIYVEKHIKRQMTTLYHDILTQRCTTQKKLIENALSLAILLPDEFAYTITKTPGHMALIAGEAVHIVKCIPVQVKVRHTTECYSELPVWQGNRTAFLTPKTHILTQHGNHRECSAVLPTLYNIDGLWHKFVPKPMETIAPQELRPDVRQTWQYSAPSSLATSGIYTQKDLDALRDHVMFPAEKSAVLNTLARGATGKTIVPGTVNILGMMVENTLTTIAKNTISSLWIGFMEFGTVSAAIFGILVIFKLIKTIIDIAIHGYQLRETYGCGIALLGAICGSVTHLLLYLKRKRNIDDQTAQPQGRPAFVRLPWRVTPRAFSSIVFCA from the exons atggaagaacatgtagatgttgtccagacgtttcacgaggaatccagagagcattttgaatctctgcagaaaatccttccatgcat gaagatgaactgcctagtcatcgtactcaccctcatcaaaataacacacggcctggtaggatatgactgcaatggcaaccacctcaatgttaccactatctctctaaactccatcggggactgcagcatacagcctacattgactgaaacccaagatatttatatacaattacttcaactctcagaatttgaatttaccaacgtaaggcaatgcaaggtgcaaataactcgaattgtatattactgtggcatgcactctcacacgtcggcagtgcataacggattcgccgaatacctccatgaaacaaccgcccaacaatgcgcaaggatgcaccaagacggcacgttttcactcggaccacaaaaccttatagttggcctaaaggataatgcaacagaaacaaggtcgcttgtcctagccggcaagctaacagacgacagcagctgccagggaacacagtatgtagacccatacgggagctgggaaaaggtcgtcgtacaagcaacaatgaggataagtttaaaatcagcagtcgtgccagtacggatcgaggcgaacaaaattctactgaaatcaggaacggtatgtacctttagcgaaggaaactgtctagacgctgaagacggatacacttattggcaaccacaaccaccctcaccatgcaaatttgatcagtacgatgtgctatatgaaggaattgctacaaagatccaagaaataaaaaccaacagagaatcagcacaaccagtttacgcactaacaacgcaggaagtaacatttgcactgactaaaaccggagaacagccactgtgtggatataccctactatccaccgaacatcccaaattgttcctgttagaaacaacaagaggaaatacgttcatctccaaaagaaaaacagcagtcgaaaacttggacatattcgcatacgtcaactcaaaattcatttacgtagagaaacatattaaacgacaaatgacaacattgtaccatgatatattgacacaaagatgtaccacgcagaagaaactaatagagaatgctttaagcttagcaatcttactgcccgatgaatttgcatataccataaccaaaaccccaggacacatggccctgatcgcaggagaagcagtccacatagtcaaatgcattccggtacaagtaaaggtacgacatacaacagaatgttactcggagctacccgtttggcaagggaatcgcaccgcatttttaacgccaaaaacacacattctaacgcaacacggaaaccacagagaatgtagcgcggtattacctacactatacaatatcgacggactctggcacaaattcgtaccaaaacccatggaaacaattgcaccacaggaactccgcccggatgtacgtcaaacgtggcaatattcagcaccatcgtcgttggccacgagcggaatatacacCCAAAAGGACCTTGATGCActtcgggaccacgtcatgttcccggcagaaaaatctgcagttttgaacacattggccagaggagcaacaggaaaaacaatcgtccctggaacagtaaacattctgggaatgatggtcgaaaacacattaacgacaatagcaaaaaataccatatcaagcttatggattggttttatggaatttggaaccgtcagtgcagcaatatttggaatacttgtaatatttaaactaatcaagacgataatagatatagccatacatggataccagttacgtgaaacttacggatgtggaatcgccctattaggagcaatatgcggctcagttacccacctgctactatacctcaaaagaaaacgaaatatcgatgatcaaacagcacaacctcaagggaggccggcattcgtgcgattgccttggagagtgacacctcgagcattttcgtcaatcgtattttgcgcctaa
- the LOC143304470 gene encoding uncharacterized protein LOC143304470 isoform X2: MMLRERSRKMNCLVIVLTLIKITHGLVGYDCNGNHLNVTTISLNSIGDCSIQPTLTETQDIYIQLLQLSEFEFTNVRQCKVQITRIVYYCGMHSHTSAVHNGFAEYLHETTAQQCARMHQDGTFSLGPQNLIVGLKDNATETRSLVLAGKLTDDSSCQGTQYVDPYGSWEKVVVQATMRISLKSAVVPVRIEANKILLKSGTVCTFSEGNCLDAEDGYTYWQPQPPSPCKFDQYDVLYEGIATKIQEIKTNRESAQPVYALTTQEVTFALTKTGEQPLCGYTLLSTEHPKLFLLETTRGNTFISKRKTAVENLDIFAYVNSKFIYVEKHIKRQMTTLYHDILTQRCTTQKKLIENALSLAILLPDEFAYTITKTPGHMALIAGEAVHIVKCIPVQVKVRHTTECYSELPVWQGNRTAFLTPKTHILTQHGNHRECSAVLPTLYNIDGLWHKFVPKPMETIAPQELRPDVRQTWQYSAPSSLATSGIYTQKDLDALRDHVMFPAEKSAVLNTLARGATGKTIVPGTVNILGMMVENTLTTIAKNTISSLWIGFMEFGTVSAAIFGILVIFKLIKTIIDIAIHGYQLRETYGCGIALLGAICGSVTHLLLYLKRKRNIDDQTAQPQGRPAFVRLPWRVTPRAFSSIVFCA, from the exons atgatgttgcgggaacgatccag gaagatgaactgcctagtcatcgtactcaccctcatcaaaataacacacggcctggtaggatatgactgcaatggcaaccacctcaatgttaccactatctctctaaactccatcggggactgcagcatacagcctacattgactgaaacccaagatatttatatacaattacttcaactctcagaatttgaatttaccaacgtaaggcaatgcaaggtgcaaataactcgaattgtatattactgtggcatgcactctcacacgtcggcagtgcataacggattcgccgaatacctccatgaaacaaccgcccaacaatgcgcaaggatgcaccaagacggcacgttttcactcggaccacaaaaccttatagttggcctaaaggataatgcaacagaaacaaggtcgcttgtcctagccggcaagctaacagacgacagcagctgccagggaacacagtatgtagacccatacgggagctgggaaaaggtcgtcgtacaagcaacaatgaggataagtttaaaatcagcagtcgtgccagtacggatcgaggcgaacaaaattctactgaaatcaggaacggtatgtacctttagcgaaggaaactgtctagacgctgaagacggatacacttattggcaaccacaaccaccctcaccatgcaaatttgatcagtacgatgtgctatatgaaggaattgctacaaagatccaagaaataaaaaccaacagagaatcagcacaaccagtttacgcactaacaacgcaggaagtaacatttgcactgactaaaaccggagaacagccactgtgtggatataccctactatccaccgaacatcccaaattgttcctgttagaaacaacaagaggaaatacgttcatctccaaaagaaaaacagcagtcgaaaacttggacatattcgcatacgtcaactcaaaattcatttacgtagagaaacatattaaacgacaaatgacaacattgtaccatgatatattgacacaaagatgtaccacgcagaagaaactaatagagaatgctttaagcttagcaatcttactgcccgatgaatttgcatataccataaccaaaaccccaggacacatggccctgatcgcaggagaagcagtccacatagtcaaatgcattccggtacaagtaaaggtacgacatacaacagaatgttactcggagctacccgtttggcaagggaatcgcaccgcatttttaacgccaaaaacacacattctaacgcaacacggaaaccacagagaatgtagcgcggtattacctacactatacaatatcgacggactctggcacaaattcgtaccaaaacccatggaaacaattgcaccacaggaactccgcccggatgtacgtcaaacgtggcaatattcagcaccatcgtcgttggccacgagcggaatatacacCCAAAAGGACCTTGATGCActtcgggaccacgtcatgttcccggcagaaaaatctgcagttttgaacacattggccagaggagcaacaggaaaaacaatcgtccctggaacagtaaacattctgggaatgatggtcgaaaacacattaacgacaatagcaaaaaataccatatcaagcttatggattggttttatggaatttggaaccgtcagtgcagcaatatttggaatacttgtaatatttaaactaatcaagacgataatagatatagccatacatggataccagttacgtgaaacttacggatgtggaatcgccctattaggagcaatatgcggctcagttacccacctgctactatacctcaaaagaaaacgaaatatcgatgatcaaacagcacaacctcaagggaggccggcattcgtgcgattgccttggagagtgacacctcgagcattttcgtcaatcgtattttgcgcctaa
- the LOC143304471 gene encoding uncharacterized protein LOC143304471, protein MDRRPRLRGQNVILLFRCCITYLDRSRNIIRFFDMPWILTTAAFYYGCLQSSYICGHKVCEIHACTLPCMVINCSRDFRHLCCSMNSAMLPHWLLYMVFRKQRSITYFAREPSRMMITCSQGSCHTLCSTNNDP, encoded by the exons atggatcggcgcccgcgccttcggggtcaaaacgtg attctactctttcgttgctgcatcacttacctggatcgttcccgcaacatcatccgattctttgatatgccttggatacttactacggctgccttctactacggctgccttcaatcgtcttatatctgtggtcataaag tctgcgaaattcatgcatgtacgcttccttgtatggtgattaattgttcacgag atttccgccatctgtgttgttcgatgaacagtgcaatgcttccaca ctggctgttgtacatggtgtttcgcaaacagagatccataacctattttgcacgtgaaccttctcgtatgatgattacttgttcacaag gtagctgtcatacattatgttccacgaacaacgatccataa